The genomic stretch CAGCGATGGATTTACAGGTCGTACCTACACTGGATACGTTACGTCAATGGCTTGATGATGCCGGAATTACATTCTTCGAATGCGATTCCTGCCAGGCGCTGCATCTGCCTCATATGCAGAATTTCGACGGCATTTTCGATGCCAAAATCGATCTCATTAACGACGTGATCCTTTTCTCCGCGCTGGCCGAAGTGAAGCCCTCCGCGCTGCTGGCGCTGGCTTCCGACCTGTCGGCAATCAATGCCAGTTCTTTGACGGTGAAGGCATTTCTCGACATACAGGATGATAATCTGCCAAAACTGGTCGTTTGCCAGTCTTTATTCTCCGGGGCAGGGCTGTCGTTCAAGCAGTTCGCCTGGTTTATGCGCTTGAGCGAAGAGCAAATTTCCATGGTTATGATGGAAGCCAATGCACACCATCTGCTGTATAGCGCGGAAGATGATGCAGAGAATAATGATGCATCTCCCAATTTTCTTCACTAAGCCTGTCTGACTTTTGCGCAGTCGCTGCCATAGCGGCTGCAGAAGGCCATTTTTTCTGCTGCTTTTAACCTTTCTTTAAAGAATTTTTCACCTCCCTGAAGGCCGTTTCGGCTTATCACGTAGACATAACCTGCATAAAAAATTGATAAAAGGCGTTTTTTCGTCTGGGCTATAGCCGGGGACACGGGCTACAGTTATTCTTGCGATGCTTAAAAAAGCGAGCGGAAGCTGCCGGGTAAAGAGGTTTCTTTTTATTTTGAGCAGAGCGACAAACTATGCATGATTATTGCATATCTTCAGATTGCACAGTTTTAGTTCGTTTGTTAACGAGCTTTCAGAAGGAATAAAGATATGATCGCCTTGAATAAAAAATGGTTATCGGGTCTGGTTGCGGGTGCTCTGATGGCCGTCTCTGCCGGCACGCTCGCTGCGGAACAAAAAACGCTGCACGTTTATAACTGGTCTGACTATATTGCGCCGGATACGGTGGCAAATTTTGAAAAAGAGACCGGCATTAAAGTGGTCTACGACGTGTTCGATTCCAACGAAGTGCTGGAAGGAAAGCTGATGGCGGGCAGCACCGGGTTTGACCTCGTGGTGCCTTCCGCAAGCTTCCTCGAGCGCCAGCTGACGGCAGGCGTCTTCCAGCCGCTGGATAAGAGCAAGTTACCGAACTGGAAAAACCTCGATCCGGAAGTGCTGAAGCTGGTGGCGAAGCATGACCCGGACAACAAATACGCCATGCCTTACCTGTGGGCGACCACCGGTATCGGCTACAACGTGGATAAAGTCAAAGCGGCGCTGGGCCCGGACGTCAAGCTGGACAGCTGGGACGTGGTGCTGAAGCCGGAAAATCTTGAGAAGCTGAAAAGCTGCGGCGTCTCCTTCCTGGATGCGCCGGAAGAGATTTTCGCCACCGTGCTGAACTACCTGGGCAAAGACCCGAACAGCAATAAAGCCGATGATTACACCGGCCCGGCGACCGATCTGCTGCTGAAGCTGCGTCCAAACATTCGTTACTTCCACTCGTCTCAGTACATCAACGACCTGGCGAACGGCGACATCTGCGTCGCGATCGGCTGGGCAGGTGACGTGTGGCAGGCGGCTAACCGCGCGAAAGAGGCGAAAAACGGCGTGAACGTCTCTTACTTCATTCCGAAAGAGGGGGCGCTGGCGTTCTTCGACGTCTTCGCGATGCCGGCTGATGCGAAAAACAAAGACGAAGCCTATCAGTTCCTCAACTACCTGATGCGTCCTGAGGTGATCGCCCACATCAGCGACCACGTTTACTACGCGAACGGTAACAAGGCCTCCGTGCCGCTGGTAAGCGAAGAAATCCGTAACAACCCGGCTATCTATCCGCCAGCGGATGTGTTCGCCAAGCTCTTCACCCTGAAAGTCCAGGATCCAAAAATTGACCGCGTGCGTACCCGCGCGTGGACCAAGGTGAAAAGCGGTAAATAACCCGTTGTTGTAGGCCGGGGAAGCGAAGCGCCCCGGCAACAGGCGCACCGTTCTGGTGCGCCTGCACCATGTTTTGATTTCTGCCGGAGAACACCCCGTGAATGACGCGATCCCCCGCCCGCAGGCGAAAGTCCGTAAAGCGCTGACCCCGCTTCTTGAAATTCGTAACCTCACCAAATCTTTCGATGGCCAGCATGCCGTGGACGACGTCAGCCTGACGATTTATAAAGGCGAGATTTTTGCCCTTCTGGGGGCTTCTGGCTGCGGTAAATCGACCCTGCTGCGTATGCTGGCCGGTTTTGAACAGCCCACCGCCGGGCAAATCATGCTCGATGGTGTGGATCTCTCCAGCGTGCCGCCGTATCAGCGCCCGATTAACATGATGTTCCAGTCCTACGCGCTGTTCCCACACATGACGGTCGAGCAGAACATCGCCTTTGGCCTGAAGCAGGACAAGCTGCCGAAGGCCGAAATTACCGCGCGCGTGGCCGAGATGCTGAGCCTGGTGCACATGCAGGAGTTCGCGAAGCGCAAACCGCACCAGCTCTCCGGCGGCCAGCGCCAGCGCGTGGCCCTGGCCCGCAGTCTGGCAAAACGCCCGAAATTATTGTTGCTCGATGAGCCGATGGGCGCGCTGGATAAAAAACTCCGCGACCGTATGCAGCTCGAAGTGGTGGATATCCTCGAGCGCGTGGGGGTGACCTGCGTGATGGTGACACACGACCAGGAAGAGGCGATGACCATGGCCGGACGTATCGCGATCATGAACCGCGGGAAGTTCGTGCAGATTGGCGAGCCGGAAGAGATTTATGAGCACCCGACCACCCGCTACAGCGCGGAGTTCATCGGCTCGGTCAACGTCTTCGAAGGGCTGCTGAAAGATCGTCAGGAAGATGGCCTGGTCATCGAATCGCCGGGGCTGCAGCATCCGCTTAAGGTCGATCCGGATAACTCGGTGGTGGATAACGTGCCGGTCTACGTCGCGCTGCGTCCGGAGAAAATCATGCTCTGTGAGGATCCGCCTGCCGATGGCTATAACTTTGCCGTCGGCGAAGTGGTGCACATTGCCTATCTGGGCGATCTCTCTATCTACCACGTGCGGCTGAAAAGCGGGCAGATGCTCAGCGCACAGCTACAGAACGAACATCGCTATCGCAAGGGGCAGCCGACCTGGGGCGACGAAGTGCGCCTGTGCTGGGATGCTGACAGTTGCGTAGTGCTGACGGTATAAGGAGCGGCCAATGAGTACACTTGAACCTCCAGCCCGCGCAGGCAAACCGGGCGGTTTTGCCCAGTGGCTGACGCGCATGCAGATGAACCACGGCCGCAAGCTGGTGATCGCCATGCCGTACGTGTGGCTGATCCTGCTGTTCCTGCTGCCGTTTCTGATTGTTTTCAAAATAAGCCTGGCGGAAATGGCGCGGGCTATCCCACCCTATACCAACCTGCTGGACTGGGCCGACGGGCAGCTGACGCTGACGCTTAATCTCGGCAACTTCCTGCAGCTCACCGACGACCCGCTCTATTTCGAAGCCTATCTGCAGTCGCTGCAGGTGGCGGCGATCTCGACGCTCTGCTGTCTGGTGATGGGCTACCCGCTGGCGTGGGCGGTGGCGCACAGCAAGCCGTCGACGCGCAACATCCTGCTGCTGCTGGTGATCCTGCCGTCGTGGACCTCGTTCCTGATCCGCGTTTACGCCTGGATGGGGATCCTGAAAAACAACGGCGTGCTGAATAACTTTCTCATGTGGCTCGGGGTTATCGATCAGCCGCTGACGATCCTGCACACCAACCTCGCGGTCTATATCGGCATTGTATATGCCTATCTGCCGTTTATGGTGCTGCCGATCTACACGGCGCTGACGCGCATTGATTACTCGCTGGTGGAAGCGTCGCTCGATCTCGGCGCGCGTCCGCTGAAGACCTTCTTCAGCGTGATCGTCCCGCTGACCAAAGGCGGCATTATCGCTGGGTCAATGCTGGTCTTTATCCCGGCGGTAGGGGAGTTCGTGATCCCGGAACTGCTCGGCGGCCCGGACAGCATCATGATTGGCCGCGTGCTGTGGCAGGAGTTCTTCAATAACCGCGACTGGCCGGTGGCCTCTGCGGTGGCGATTGTCATGTTGCTGCTGCTGATCGTGCCGATCATGTGGTTCCACAAGCATCAGCAGAAACAGATGGGAGATCACGGATGAACAACTTACCGGTAGTGCGCTCCCCGTGGCGAATAGCGATCCTGGTTATTGGCTTTACCTTCCTGTATGCGCCGATGCTGATGCTGGTGATCTACTCCTTCAACAGCTCTAAGCTGGTGACGGTCTGGGCGGGCTGGTCGACGCGCTGGTACAGCGAGCTGTTCCACGATGATGCGATGATGAGCGCGGTGGGGCTGAGCCTTACCATTGCGGCGCTGGCGGCGACCATGGCGTCCGTGCTGGGGACGATCGCCGCGCTGGTGATGGTGCGTTTCGGCCGTTTTCGCGGTTCGAATGGATTTGCCTTTATGATCACCGCCCCGCTGGTGATGCCGGACGTGATCACCGGTCTGTCGCTGCTGCTGCTGTTCGTGGCCCTGGCGCACGCCATCGGCTGGCCGGCAGACCGCGGTATGCTCACCATCTGGCTGGCGCACGTCACCTTCTGTACCGCGTACGTGGCGGTGGTGATCTCCTCGCGCCTGCGCGAGCTGGATCGCTCCATTGAAGAGGCGGCGATGGATCTTGGCGCGACGCCGCTGAAGGTTTTTTTCATCATTACCCTGCCGATGATTATGCCGGCGGTGATCTCCGGCTGGCTGCTGGCGTTCACGCTCTCCCTTGACGATCTGGTTATCGCCAGCTTTGTCTCCGGGCCGGGCGCGACGACGCTGCCGATGCTGGTCTTCTCCAGCGTGCGCATGGGGGTCAACCCGGAGATTAATGCCCTGGCCTCTATCATCCTCGGCGTGGTCGGAATTGTCGGATTTATCGCCTGGTATTTGATGGCGCGCGCGGAAAAACAGCGCGTGCGCGATATCCAGCGTGCAAGACGCGGCTGAAGGATTTAAAATTTCCAGTGATGTGCCGCGCATGACGCGGCACTGTTTTTCAGGGAAGTAAAACATTGGGATTATTAAAAAAATCACGTATTACGCACGCGCGTCCTAACGTACCTGCACTGGTTCAGGTGGCGGCGCTCGCCATTATTATGATCCGCTGCCTGGACGTGCTGATGATTCTGAACACCCTGGGCGTGCGCGGCATCGGTGAATTCATTCACCGCAGCGTGCAGACGTGGAATCTGACGCTGGTCTTTTTGAGCAGCCTGGTGCTGGTGTTTATCGAGATCTACTGCGCGTTTTCGCTGGTCAAAGGGCGCAACTGGGCGCGCTGGGTCTATCTGCTGACGCAAATTACCGCCGCCAGCTATCTGTGGGCCGCCTCGCTGGGATACGGCTACCCTGAGCTGTTCAGCATTGCCGGGGAATCCAAGCGCGAGATCCTGCGCGCGCTGTTTATGCAAAAATTGCCGGACATGCTGGTTCTGTTCCTGCTGTTTGTTCCCGCCTCCAGTCGGCGGTTCTTCCGCCTGCAATAATGTGTATAATCGCAGCCCTCGTGATTCTTAAGGTTCTCATATGCAGTGCGCACTCTATGACGCCGGACGCTGCCGCTCCTGTCAGTGGATAGAACAGCCGGTCTCTCAACAACTCACCGCCAAAATAGCCGACCTGCAACAGCTGCTGGCAGCACACGCGGTGGGTGAGTGGTGCGCACCCGTCAGCGGCCCGGAGCAGGCCTTTCGTAATAAAGCCAAAATGGTGGTCAGCGGCAGCGTTGAAAAACCGCTGCTGGGGATGCTGCACCGCGACGGCACGCCGGAAGATTTAACCGACTGCCCGCTGTATCCCGCCTCCTTTGGGCCCGTCTTTGCCGCCCTGAAACCGTTTATCGCGCGGGCAGGGTTAACGCCCTACAGCGTGGCCCGCAGGCGCGGCGAGCTGAAATATCTTCTGCTGACCGAAAGCCAACTCGACGGCGGTATGATGCTGCGCTTCGTGCTGCGCTCGGAAGCCAAGCTGGAGCAGCTGCGCGCGGCGCTGCCGTGGCTGCAGGAACAGCTGCCGCAGCTGAAGGTCATTACGGCAAACGTTCAGCCGGTGCATATGGCGATCATGGAAGGGGAGAAAGAGATTTTCTTCACCGACCAGCACGCGCTGGCCGAAAGCTTCAACGGCGTACCGCTGTGGATCCGCCCGCAAAGCTTCTTCCAGACCAACCCGACCGTGGCAAGCAGCCTGTACGCCACCGCCCGCGACTGGGTCCGTGCGTTAAACATCCAGCATATGTGGGATCTCTTCTGCGGCGTGGGCGGCTTTGGCCTGCACTGCGCCACGCCGGAGATGCAGCTCACCGGCATTGAGATCTCTGCCGAAGCGATTGCCTGCGCGAAGCAGTCCGCCGCCGGGCTGGGGTTAACGAATCTGCACTTCCAGGCGCTGGACTCCACGCAGTTTGCGACCGGCCAGGGCAACGTGCCGGAGCTGGTGCTGGTCAACCCGCCGCGTCGCGGCATCGGAAAGGCGCTGTGCGGCTACCTGAGCCAGATGGCGCCCGAGTACATCGTCTATTCCAGCTGTAACGCCCAGACCATGGCGAAAGACATTGCCGGCCTGCCGGGCTACCGCATTGAACGCGTTCAGCTTTTCGATATGTTCCCGCATACCGCCCATTACGAAGTATTGACGCTGCTCGTGAAGTCTTAAACAAAATGTGAACTCTTCCCCCGCTCGAAATCAGGTAAGCTTACGTCATAAGAAATCAATAAAGGCTTACCCATGAAGCAGATCCTGCTGGTGGAAGACGACCACGATATCGCGGCGCTTCTGCGACTCAATTTAGAAGACGAAGGCTACGCCATCACCCACGAGCCCGACGGAGGCAAGGCCTTACTGCGTCTTGAAAAACAGCCGTGGGATGCGGTGATCCTCGACCTGATGCTGCCCAGCGTTGACGGTCTGGAGATTTGCCGCCGTATCCGTCAGATGACGCGCTACCTGCCGGTGATCATCATCAGCGCCCGCAGCAGCGAAACCGACCGCATCACCGGGCTGGAAACCGGCGCCGATGATTATCTGGCTAAGCCGTTCTCGGTGCAGGAACTCATTGCGCGCATCAAAGCGCTGTTCCGCCGCCAGCAGGCGATGGGGCAGGCGCAAACCGACGGTCAAATTCAGGCCCACGGTCTGACCATCGATCCGCTGGCGCGCAGCGTGCTGCTTCACGGCCAGGTGGTGGATCTCACCCCGCGTGAATTCGAGCTGCTGTACTTTTTTGCCCGTCATCCCGGCGAGGTCTTTTCCCGTCTGGCGCTGCTGGAGCAGGTCTGGGGCTACCAGCACGAAGGCTACGAGCACACCGTCAATACCCATATCAACCGCCTGCGCATCAAGATTGAGAAGGACGCCGCTGAGCCGGAGATTATTCGCACCGTCTGGGGCAAGGGTTATAAATTTGCGGAGCCAAATCATGATGCGCCGCTTTAGCCTGAGCCAGCGCCTGACGCTGCTGTTCATCCTGCTGATGATGCTCTGCGCCACCGTCGCCTGCGCGGTACAGCTCTACAGCAGTACGCAGTACGGTAACGCGATGGTGCAGCGACTGTCGGGCGGGCTGGCGCAGCAGATCGTTCAGCGGGAACCGATTCTGGACGGGCAGGGCAGGGTCGACCGAACGGCACTCAAGCCGCTGTTCGATCGGCTGATGACCTTTAATCCGAGCGTTGAGCTGTACGTCGTCTCCCCGGACGGCGATATCCTCGCCGATGCCGCACCGCCGGGCCATATTCAGCGGCAAAAAATCGACCTGGCGCCGGTGCAGAGCTTCCTGAGCGGCGCGCCCATGCCGGTATTGGGCGACGATCCTCGCAGTCAAAATAAAAAGGTCTTTAGCGCCACGCCGCTGCGGCAGGACGGCGAGCTAAAAGGCTACCTGTACATTATTTTGCAGGGCGAGGAGTCCAACGCCCTGGCGGAAATGGCCTGGCACAAGGCGCTGTGGAGCACGGTGCTGTGGTCAATGCTGTGGGTCGCGCTGTTTGGCCTGCTGGCAGGTTTACTGGTCTGGTACTGGGTCACGCGCCCGGTAAAACAGCTGACGGTCGAAGTCGCCGGGCTGGAGCAGGACAGCATAAGCGCTATCAGGCAGCTGGCGGCACAGCCGTCGGACGTGGCGGCAAAGGATGAAGTGGCGATCCTGCGCAACAGTTTTATCGAGCTGGCGCGCAAAATCACCCGCCAGTGGGACCAGCTGGCCGACAGCGATCGCCAGCGCCGGGAATTTATCGCCAATATCTCGCACGACTTACGCACGCCGCTGACCTCGCTGCTGGGCTATCTGGAAACCCTGTCGCTGAAGTCCGCCACGCTGACGCCGCAGGAGCACCAGCAGTATCTCACCACCGCGCTGCGTCAGGGGCAAAAAGTCCGTCATCTTTCGCAGCAGCTGTTCGAGCTGGCGCGCCTTGAGCACGGCGGCATTAAGCCGCAGCGCGAGCGTTTCGCGATGGGGGAGCTGATTTCCGACGTGGCGCAGAAGTTTGAGCTCACCGCCCGCACGCGCGAGGTGAATCTGCATATTGACGTGCCGGGACCGCTGCCGCTGATTAACGCCGACGTGTCGATGATCGAACGCGTGGTAACCAACCTGCTCGATAACGCGATGCGCCATACGCCATCTGGCGGGGAAATTCGTCTGGCGGTCTGGCAGGAGAATGAACGGCTTCAGGTTGAAGTGGCTGACAGCGGAACGGGCGTGGATGCCGCGCTGCGCGACGATCTGTTCCAGCGGCCATCGGCGTTGAATACCCAGGCATCACGGGAGAATCGCGGTGGGTTGGGGCTGTTAATCGTGAAACGTATGCTGGAGCTGCACGGCGGCGGGATCAGGCTGATGGAGTCGGTGAGCGGGGCGCGGTTCAGGTTCTTTGTGCCGTTGTGAGAAATTGCCGGGTGGCCCGGCCTACAGACTACCACCCCCGTAGGCCGAGCCACCCGGCAAAAAAATCTTACTGCGGGAACCACTGCTCGCTGATTTTCTGGTAGGTGCCGTCCGCTTTAATCGCCTTCAGCGCACCGTTTAGTTTTTCCAGCAGGGCCTTGTTATCCGGACGTACCGCGATGCCGAGGCCCGTGCCGAAGTACTGCGGATCGGTCACTTTTTCCGTTGCGGTACCCAGCTGCGGGTTGGTTTTCAGCCATTCGTTCACCACGGCGGTATCGCCGAACACGCCGTCGATACGGCCATTTTTCAGGTCGATAATCGCGTTCTGGTAGCTGTCATAGGCCACGGTTTTCACTTCAGGATGTTTGTCCTGGAGGTATTTCTGGTGCGTGGTGCCGTTTTCCATCCCGATGCGTTTGCCTTTCAGCTGATCGAAAGAGGTATAAGCGCCTTTCTTCGCAATCACCACCGCCGAGTTGGCGTAGTACGGGTCGGTAAACGCAACCTGCTTGCTGCGCTCAGGCGTGATGTCCATCCCGGAGATCACCGCGTCGTATTTTTTGAACTTCAGCGACGGGATCAGGCTGTCGAAGGCATGGTTGGTAAAGGTGCAGTCGGCCTGCATTTGTTTGCACAGCGCTTTCGCCAGGTCAATGTCGAAGCCCACGATCTGGTTGCTGGCATCCAGCGATTCGAACGGCGGATAGGTGGCGGACACGCCAAAATTGATTTTATCAGCTGCGGATACGCCAGCGGCGAAGGTGGCGAGTAATGCGGCCAGAACTAACTTTTTCATTGTAATACTCCCGTCTGTCTTATTGATGCGCCGTGTCTGCGGCATGGATGTACAATGCCAGTTAATGAATTTATATGCAATAAAAATGATTAAGTATTATTTATCTGGCAAAAAAAAGCGGATAACCCATCAGGTTACCCGCTTCATGAATTTAGTTTTATGCACTCGAGTGGTTAATTTCTGCGCTCAAACGCCAGCGCTTTACGCTCGATCAGGCGCATCATCAGCGTCAACAGGCCGTTAACCACCAGATAGACCACGCCTGCCGCACCGAACACCATCACGTCATAGGTGCGCCCGTACAGCAGCTGTCCGTGACCCATTACCTCCATCAGGGTGATGGTGTAGGCCAGAGAGGTACTCTTGAACACCAGCACCACTTCGTTGGAGTAAGAGGAGAGCGCGCGCTTAAAGGCGTATGGCAGCAGGATCGCCAGCGTGTCTTTCTTGCTCATGCCCAGCGCCCCGCAGGACTGCCATTGTCCTTCCGGAATGGCGCGGATCGCCCCGTAGAACAGCTGGGTGGTATAGGCCGCACTGTTCAGCGAAAGGGCAATCAGGGCACACAGCCACGGTTCAGAGAGCAGATGCCAGATAACCGGATACTCCTGCAGCGACGGAAACTGGCCCGGGCCGTAGTAAATCAGGAAGATCTGCACCAGCAGCGGCGTACCGGTAAACAGGGTGATGTAGCCGCGCACAATCCACACCAGCACCGGCGTTTTCAGCGTCAGGATGATGGTGAAGATGAGGGCCAGGATCAGCGCCACGATAATGGACGCCACGGTCAGCGTCAGGCTGGTGTGCAGCCCTTTCATCAGCTCGGGGAAATATTCAAGCATCAGCCTGGTCTCCGTTCAAAGCGCGTCGCACGCAGGTCAATACGCTTGAGGATGTACTGACTGAGCAACGTGATCACCAGGTAGATAGCCGCCGCCACAATGTACCAGGTAAACGGCTCCTGGGTACGGGTGGCGATGCTTTTGGTTTGCAGCATCAGATCGTTAACGCTTATCAGGCTCACCAGCGCGGTATCTTTCAGCAGCACCAGCCACTGGTTGCCGAGGCCCGGCAGGGCATGGCGCCACATCTGCGGCATAACCAGACGGAAGAAGATGGCTGATTTCGACAGGCCTAACGCCTGGCCGGACTCCCACTGCCCCTGCGGCACGGCTTTCAGCGCTCCGCGCAGCGTTTGCGACGCGTACGCGGAGTAGAGCAGGGAGAGGGCAATCACGCCGCACAGGAACGGGCTGACGTCGAAATTTTCAATCTGCATCTGCACCGGGATCTGCGCAAAGCCAAGATTGATCGTGAAGCCGTCCGACAGCGTCAGCAGCAGCTGCGAGGAGCCGAAATAGATAAACAGGACCACCAGAATTTCCGGTAGCCCACGCAGCACGGTCACCAGCGCGGAGCCTGTCCAGGCGATGGGGAACCATTTCGCGGATTCCCACACCGCAAAGAACATCGCCAGCACGAGGCCGATAATCAGTGCGCAAACGGCAAGGCCGACGGTCATCCCGGCGGCGCTTGCTAAAGGAAAAATTTCATTCATCAGGAATTACTTCTGGAACCATTTTTTGTAGATGGTTTCGTAGGTGCCGTCTTTCTTCACTTTTTCCAGCGCAGCGTTGAATTTCTGCTGCAGCTCAGTGTTGCCCTGACGAACGGCAATCCCCAGACCGGTACCGAAGTAATCCTTATCGGTCACTTTGTCGCCCACTGGCGCCAGCTTGTCGTTGGCTTTCAGCCACTCGGTCACAACCGCGGTATCACCAAATACGCCGTCGATACGACCATTTTGCAGATCCAGCTTCGCGTTCTGGTAGCTGTCATACGGAACGGTGGTGATTTCCGGATGTTTATCCATGATGAATTTCTGGTGCGTGGTGCCGTTCTGCACGCCGACTTTTTTGCCTTTCAGCTGATCGACAGAGGTGAATTTACCTTTCTGACCAATGAACAGGGCGGAGTTGTCGTAGTAAGGCGTAGAGAACAGGACCTGCTTTTCACGCTCCGGGGTGATGTCCATACCGGCCATGACGGCGTCGATACGGCGGAACTTCAGGCTTGGGATCAGGCTGTCGAACGCCTGGTTGCTGAAGGTACAGGTCGCGTCGATCTCTTTACACAGGGCGTTAGCCAGGTCAACGTCGAAGCCAACAATTTTGTTATTCGCATCAATGGACTCAAACGGAGGGTAAGAGGCTTCCGTGGCGAAACGAATGGTCTGGGCTGCGGTAGCGGAAAGGGTAACGCCAGCAAGCAGCACGGCAAGTAATACTTTTTTCATTATATTTCCCCTGACACAATCAATGAGATAAATAGTTTTTGAAGGCATCGGTTTGCGGGTTCGCGAAGCAGCTCGCATCACCTTGCTCAACGATATAACCGTTTTCCATATAGACCACACGGCTGGCGGTTTTACGCGCCACTTCCACTTCGTGGGTGACGATAACCTGCGTAATATTGGTTTCCGCCAGCTCGCGAATGATGCTGACGATCTGGGCGGTGATTTCCGGGTCCAGCGCAGCGGTCGGTTCATCAAACAGCAGTACCGCAGGCTCCATCATCAGCGCGCGGGCAATGGCTACGCGCTGCTGCTGACCACCGGAAAGGTGCAGCGGAAAGCGGTCGCTATATGGCTTAAGACGCAGACGATCCAGCAGCTTTTCGGCGCGCGCGATCGCCTGATCCTTGCTTAACCCCAGCACGCGGCACGGCGCTTCAATCAGGTTTTGCAGGACGGTCAGATGCGGCCAGAGATTGTATTGCTGGAAGACCATGCCGACGTTTTGACGCAGTTCGCGAATCGCTTTATCAGACGGCGTTTTTGCGAAGTCAAAATGGTTACCGGCAATCGCCAGCGTACCTGAACGGGGCATTTCAAGCAGATTAAGGACGCGCAGAAGGGAGCTTTTGCCTGCACCGCTTGGGCCAAGCAAAACCAGCGTTTCGCCTTCCGGGCAGTTCAGCGTGATGTCAAACAGCGCCTGGTGTGCGCCGTAGAAGCAGTTAATGCCGTTTAGTTTAATACTCATCGGGGCAGTCTTTACTCATCCAGGCAATCTATAGCAATTGAGGCCGCAGATAGTACCGTTGACAGAATAGTTATGCAATATTTCTGCGTTAAAAGTTAAATATAACCCGTGTTTCCTCTTAAACATAGCACAAAATAGCGAACGGTAAGGTCGGCGAGTATAAATGTCGGCATTCCGCATGAAATGCCGCACATTTTACGGGGGTTACCGGGTTGTATCGGCGGGTTTAGCGATTCTCAATCGACTGGCGAAGCGTGCCTGCCGGGGCATGAACGCTGCCGCCAACGTAGCGCACGTCGTCAACCGCCCAGCACTGTCCTTCACGGATCATCAGCACTTCATCCTGCCAGGTTTGGGTTCCCTGAGTCAGCTTCACGCGCAGCGGAATATTGCGGGCATCCGTGTTCGGTATGGTTGACGCGCTGGCTACTTCAGCACTGTCCGGCAGCGTGGCGCGGCTGGAGAACGGGTCGGATTT from Enterobacter dykesii encodes the following:
- a CDS encoding sensor histidine kinase — protein: MMRRFSLSQRLTLLFILLMMLCATVACAVQLYSSTQYGNAMVQRLSGGLAQQIVQREPILDGQGRVDRTALKPLFDRLMTFNPSVELYVVSPDGDILADAAPPGHIQRQKIDLAPVQSFLSGAPMPVLGDDPRSQNKKVFSATPLRQDGELKGYLYIILQGEESNALAEMAWHKALWSTVLWSMLWVALFGLLAGLLVWYWVTRPVKQLTVEVAGLEQDSISAIRQLAAQPSDVAAKDEVAILRNSFIELARKITRQWDQLADSDRQRREFIANISHDLRTPLTSLLGYLETLSLKSATLTPQEHQQYLTTALRQGQKVRHLSQQLFELARLEHGGIKPQRERFAMGELISDVAQKFELTARTREVNLHIDVPGPLPLINADVSMIERVVTNLLDNAMRHTPSGGEIRLAVWQENERLQVEVADSGTGVDAALRDDLFQRPSALNTQASRENRGGLGLLIVKRMLELHGGGIRLMESVSGARFRFFVPL
- the artJ gene encoding arginine ABC transporter substrate-binding protein ArtJ; translated protein: MKKLVLAALLATFAAGVSAADKINFGVSATYPPFESLDASNQIVGFDIDLAKALCKQMQADCTFTNHAFDSLIPSLKFKKYDAVISGMDITPERSKQVAFTDPYYANSAVVIAKKGAYTSFDQLKGKRIGMENGTTHQKYLQDKHPEVKTVAYDSYQNAIIDLKNGRIDGVFGDTAVVNEWLKTNPQLGTATEKVTDPQYFGTGLGIAVRPDNKALLEKLNGALKAIKADGTYQKISEQWFPQ
- the artM gene encoding arginine ABC transporter permease ArtM; amino-acid sequence: MLEYFPELMKGLHTSLTLTVASIIVALILALIFTIILTLKTPVLVWIVRGYITLFTGTPLLVQIFLIYYGPGQFPSLQEYPVIWHLLSEPWLCALIALSLNSAAYTTQLFYGAIRAIPEGQWQSCGALGMSKKDTLAILLPYAFKRALSSYSNEVVLVFKSTSLAYTITLMEVMGHGQLLYGRTYDVMVFGAAGVVYLVVNGLLTLMMRLIERKALAFERRN
- the artQ gene encoding arginine ABC transporter permease ArtQ, with the translated sequence MNEIFPLASAAGMTVGLAVCALIIGLVLAMFFAVWESAKWFPIAWTGSALVTVLRGLPEILVVLFIYFGSSQLLLTLSDGFTINLGFAQIPVQMQIENFDVSPFLCGVIALSLLYSAYASQTLRGALKAVPQGQWESGQALGLSKSAIFFRLVMPQMWRHALPGLGNQWLVLLKDTALVSLISVNDLMLQTKSIATRTQEPFTWYIVAAAIYLVITLLSQYILKRIDLRATRFERRPG
- the artI gene encoding arginine ABC transporter substrate-binding protein ArtI, which produces MKKVLLAVLLAGVTLSATAAQTIRFATEASYPPFESIDANNKIVGFDVDLANALCKEIDATCTFSNQAFDSLIPSLKFRRIDAVMAGMDITPEREKQVLFSTPYYDNSALFIGQKGKFTSVDQLKGKKVGVQNGTTHQKFIMDKHPEITTVPYDSYQNAKLDLQNGRIDGVFGDTAVVTEWLKANDKLAPVGDKVTDKDYFGTGLGIAVRQGNTELQQKFNAALEKVKKDGTYETIYKKWFQK
- the artP gene encoding arginine ABC transporter ATP-binding protein ArtP, whose translation is MSIKLNGINCFYGAHQALFDITLNCPEGETLVLLGPSGAGKSSLLRVLNLLEMPRSGTLAIAGNHFDFAKTPSDKAIRELRQNVGMVFQQYNLWPHLTVLQNLIEAPCRVLGLSKDQAIARAEKLLDRLRLKPYSDRFPLHLSGGQQQRVAIARALMMEPAVLLFDEPTAALDPEITAQIVSIIRELAETNITQVIVTHEVEVARKTASRVVYMENGYIVEQGDASCFANPQTDAFKNYLSH